Proteins encoded in a region of the Sugiyamaella lignohabitans strain CBS 10342 chromosome B, complete sequence genome:
- the CLB3 gene encoding B-type cyclin CLB3: MKSASHSPQTGPYRRRPRKVNDHALDMMAKEMSQQVHSEYGQDIIAHMDKMQRLTAADAGLMDLQPEIEWHMRPFLLDFLIDTHVALRLQPQTLFLAINLIDRYCSMRVVYRKHYQLVGCTALWIAAKYEDKKSRIPTINDLTNMCCKAYEGDMFVQMEGHVLNTLNWTIGHPTVQSYLDVLVASESTSPTVRHVAQYLCEISLYHRAFISLTPSAIASAAFNLAKHLLTANDHAPFPVYLSSEENQTMSLLYQHMNSPSKSLHRKYSSSTLSQATHLVSSFLARQQRASLRMPPTPPPSSLLTNLTPPSLSSSVSSATNSPGESPIYATTARIIPQHSKTMHIKIPAPFKSEGYLTPPCTPDDINGPLNNRSNSIASVASAASYHHNSAFTSVPMEYTQSMET, translated from the coding sequence ATGAAATCTGCTTCACACTCTCCTCAAACTGGCCCCTACCGCAGAAGGCCCCGAAAGGTCAATGATCATGCTTTGGACATGATGGCTAAGGAAATGTCTCAGCAAGTGCATTCGGAATATGGCCAAGACATTATTGCTCATATGGACAAGATGCAGCGtctaacagcagcagacgcCGGTTTAATGGACCTGCAGCCCGAGATCGAATGGCATATGCGTCCTTTTCTTCTCGACTTTCTCATTGACACACATGTCGCGCTACGGCTTCAACCACAGACTCTGTTTCTGGCCATCAACTTGATTGATCGTTACTGTTCAATGCGTGTGGTCTACAGAAAACACTATCAATTGGTAGGATGTACTGCTCTGTGGATTGCTGCTAAATATGAAGATAAAAAGAGTAGAATCCCTACTATCAATGATCTGACGAATATGTGCTGTAAGGCTTATGAAGGAGATATGTTTGTTCAGATGGAAGGCCATGTTCTCAACACTCTCAATTGGACCATTGGCCATCCCACTGTCCAATCATACCTCGATGTATTAGTGGCTTCCGAGTCTACCAGTCCTACTGTTCGCCATGTAGCTCAGTACCTGTGTGAGATCAGTCTGTACCACCGTGCATTCATTTCCCTGACTCCTTCAGCCATCGCGTCTGCTGCATTCAACCTCGCCAAACATCTTCTCACTGCCAACGACCATGCTCCATTCCCTGTGTACCTGTCTAGCGAGGAGAACCAGACCATGTCACTGCTTTACCAACACATGAACTCGCCATCCAAGAGTCTTCACAGAAAGTACTCGAGCTCGACCCTATCACAAGCCACCCACCTGGTCTCGAGTTTCCTGGCCCGCCAACAACGAGCCTCGCTTCGCATGCCACCCACTCCACCACCCTCATCGCTCCTCACAAACCTCACCCCACCCTCGCTGTCATCCTCAGTCTCCTCAGCCACCAACTCACCCGGCGAGTCCCCCATCTACGCTACCACGGCCCGCATCATCCCCCAACACTCCAAGACCATGCATATAAAAATCCCCGCCCCCTTCAAATCTGAGGGCTATCTGACCCCACCGTGCACGCCGGACGACATCAACGGGCCCCTCAACAACCGTTCTAATAGCATCGCATCCGTGGCCTCTGCTGCCTCATACCACCACAACTCGGCCTTCACCTCGGTGCCCATGGAGTACACCCAGTCCATGGAGACCTAA